A region from the Flavobacteriales bacterium genome encodes:
- a CDS encoding aldehyde dehydrogenase family protein, whose protein sequence is MSKTLAKPSTVKAGLNGHATNGTAKKAARVPVMKTYKIFIGGKFPRTESGRYYQPKGANGEVLANVCRSSRKDVRDAVIAARGALGGWAGRSAFNRSQILYRIGEMLEGRRAQFVHEIMLHGGAKEHAEARVSEAIDRWLYYAGWCDKYQAVFSSVNPTNTSHFNFSVYEPTGVVGIMVPAGSALLGLVSTIAPVIAGGNTCVVVASESMPLPAVTFTEVLATSDLPGGVVNLMTGFRSELLKPLVAHMDINAVVVADATKEERTMLDTEATCNLKRMVYPKVTDWSSTEAQGPYFILDTQEVKTTWHPIEKGQGGGGGY, encoded by the coding sequence ATGAGCAAGACCCTCGCAAAACCCTCAACGGTCAAGGCCGGTCTCAACGGCCACGCCACCAACGGCACGGCGAAGAAGGCCGCTCGCGTGCCCGTGATGAAGACCTACAAGATCTTCATCGGCGGCAAGTTTCCGCGCACCGAGAGCGGCCGCTACTACCAGCCCAAGGGCGCCAACGGCGAAGTGTTGGCCAACGTCTGCCGCAGCAGCCGCAAGGACGTGCGCGATGCCGTCATCGCGGCGCGTGGCGCGCTCGGCGGATGGGCCGGCCGTAGTGCCTTCAACCGCAGCCAGATCCTCTATCGCATCGGCGAGATGCTCGAAGGGCGCCGCGCGCAGTTCGTGCACGAGATCATGCTCCACGGCGGTGCGAAGGAGCACGCCGAAGCGCGCGTCTCCGAAGCCATCGACCGCTGGCTCTACTACGCCGGTTGGTGCGACAAGTACCAGGCGGTCTTCAGCAGCGTTAACCCCACCAACACCTCGCACTTCAACTTCAGCGTTTACGAACCCACCGGTGTGGTGGGCATCATGGTGCCTGCGGGGAGTGCGTTGCTGGGACTCGTCAGCACCATCGCTCCCGTCATCGCGGGCGGCAACACCTGCGTGGTGGTCGCCAGCGAAAGCATGCCGCTACCTGCCGTCACCTTCACCGAAGTGCTCGCCACCAGCGACCTGCCCGGCGGCGTCGTCAACCTCATGACAGGCTTCCGCAGTGAGCTCCTCAAACCGCTCGTCGCGCACATGGACATCAACGCGGTCGTCGTCGCCGATGCCACCAAGGAGGAGCGCACGATGTTGGACACCGAAGCCACCTGCAACCTCAAGCGTATGGTCTATCCGAAAGTCACGGATTGGTCCAGTACTGAAGCGCAAGGCCCCTACTTCATCCTCGACACCCAAGAGGTGAAGACCACCTGGCACCCCATTGAGAAAGGGCAGGGTGGGGGTGGGGGATATTGA
- the atpG gene encoding ATP synthase F1 subunit gamma, producing MANLKEVRNRIVSVNSTKQITAAMKMVSAAKLRRAQDAITRMRPYAEKLQTILSNVSASLDGSEGKYSTKREVKNVLLVAIVSNRGLAGAFNTQVFRSIRKLVAEHEAQGRTVHVLPLGKKAMDNYRRTKHFSADLPADGASLYDGLNFDKVAPKAELIMKLFADGVYDQVTLVYNKFKNAAVQVLSEEQYLPILPIISGAIEKGQSKSDHIMEPDRATIVEEIIPKSLKIQLYKALLDSHAAEHGARMTAMHKATDNADSLLKDLKLSYNKARQAAITGEILEIVGGAEALKG from the coding sequence ATGGCCAATCTGAAGGAAGTCCGCAACCGGATCGTCTCGGTGAACAGCACCAAGCAGATTACGGCCGCCATGAAGATGGTGAGCGCCGCCAAGCTGCGCCGCGCCCAGGACGCCATCACGCGCATGCGGCCTTACGCGGAGAAGCTGCAGACCATCCTCAGCAATGTGAGCGCCAGCCTCGATGGTAGCGAGGGCAAGTACAGCACGAAGCGCGAGGTGAAGAACGTGCTCTTGGTCGCCATCGTCAGCAACCGTGGTCTGGCCGGGGCCTTCAACACCCAGGTGTTCCGCTCCATCCGTAAGCTGGTGGCCGAGCACGAAGCGCAAGGCCGCACCGTGCATGTGCTGCCGCTGGGCAAGAAGGCGATGGACAACTACCGCCGCACCAAACACTTCAGCGCCGACTTGCCCGCTGACGGAGCCAGCCTCTACGACGGCCTCAACTTCGACAAGGTGGCGCCCAAGGCCGAGCTCATCATGAAGCTCTTCGCCGACGGCGTGTACGACCAGGTGACGCTGGTGTACAACAAGTTCAAGAACGCAGCCGTGCAGGTGCTCAGCGAAGAGCAGTACCTGCCCATTCTCCCGATTATTTCGGGCGCGATCGAAAAGGGGCAGTCGAAGTCCGACCACATCATGGAACCCGATCGGGCCACCATCGTGGAGGAGATCATCCCCAAGAGCCTGAAGATCCAGCTGTACAAGGCGCTCTTGGACAGTCACGCCGCCGAGCACGGCGCGCGCATGACGGCCATGCACAAGGCCACCGACAACGCGGACAGCCTGCTGAAGGACCTGAAGCTGTCCTACAACAAGGCCCGCCAGGCCGCCATCACCGGCGAGATCCTGGAGATCGTCGGCGGTGCGGAGGCGCTGAAGGGCTGA